From the genome of Oryza glaberrima chromosome 1, OglaRS2, whole genome shotgun sequence:
TAacacgccaaaattttacaccactATATAAACACCCACATAAGTGCCAAAAACGTGACGGCGTGGCCGCACGCCATGCCTTCCCCAGTCTAGAACGCCTGCAGATCTTGACGACTGCTGACTGCATGCATGTTCATGGGCTTATGGTTCCATCTCCATGCATATCCCGGAAACGTCAAAGATACGCGTGcttttaaaagcaaaatctcCGGTCAAGGGCTTCGGTAAGACCGGATTATTTTGTCGGTGAGGCTGTATTATTGAGGGGCAAAgccttcttgtttttttaatctgtTACCTTGTCGGGTCGGCTTGACATTATTATCTCTCGGTCCTTGTGGGCAACATGTGTGTACTagactactagtagtacttaaTTATAGGAGTACTCTACTAATCTTGGGTGGAGATGGGCTGAACTAGTGAATTAAAATCTAGCCCATTTGACAAACTGGGCCTTGCAGCTCGTTTGTTTCATGGACCCAacttgtttgttttcttttttattagaCGTGAAATTCACGTGTCCTTCGTTGCTTTCTGGAGTCTGCACGTACCCTCAACTTCTTGATAAGAACAGCAGCTAGCAACTCTAGAGGCAATGCGGGTACACCCTAATTCTGTCAGAGGACCAACCTACTAGTACGTGCCATATGTGAATTTTGAACTGCGCATGCTACTGTGCTCTCAACATGTAAAAAACACACGGAAGGACAGTTGGCTATGACGGCAATCTACACTCTAGATAGGCCCCCCATCATTTAGTCATTTTCTTCGTCAGACAAACTACATGGCTAAAAGTGAGCCTACAGCGTGCTACgcagaaaaaagagaggagaaagcaACGATAGCTCCCATCGGTTGCCCATTTGGCCCAAAATGGTTTATTtagcttattagaaaattaaaattaatttataattaaaacttttgtagatttattcgtagcgacttaaaagccaacattaataaaaattacgttaaaagcatttcaaaatcaactttaaaattaagttcaaaaattcaaattttgtcttATTCTTTGGTTGTCTAGACCAAACGATGGGGCTAGATGTTTTTTTTGAACTTATGACTGAAACAGGGGTAGCTACATGCGATGACGCCCTCCGAAGTCCGAACCAAGCTGGCGAAGATGCATATCTGCACACATTCCTCATGCAGCTTGCAGCACGTCGATCGGTTCGAACCTCACTGTCCATGCACTGTATATCTTTATTGTCCGGGGCTCCGGGCAACGGTTTGTACAGAATTATTCATGTCTTCATGCAAGAAAGCAACACAGGAAATTGCAAAATCTTTACTGCACTTCCCACACAGAGTTACTGGAGAGTGCACCAAAAGATCAAACGCCGATACAAAAAGGAAGCCATAAGATGGCGGGAGCTCGTTCAAACAAAGAGGCACAGcgctcgctgccgctgctgctgaaTTACTCATCAGAGAGGCAGCAAAGGGACAAGTTAACAGTGAACGTGCAGAGATGAAAAAAAGGCGAAAAGTTGGCACGATCGTATAAGGGCCcccaaaccaaccaaccaacctcAGTGCCATCACggcctttttcttcttctttccctctccctcgttCGCTCGTAGCTTAGCTTTCCGCCAACCGGCGACTTTTTTACCCACTCGAATTGGCGAAAGCCTCTGTCTGTGCTACTGCGAAATTCATCGTGCCACTGCGATATTCGTCGCCGTCCCAATTCCCCGATCTGCGCTGAGCGAGCCTGCCGCTTCTGCGCTGCCTGCTGCTTCGTGATGAACGAGTGAAGGAAAGGCCGCAGCGTCGCAGCGCCAGCATGCGGGCGGGCAAAGACGGAACGTCGTGTGAGTTTGCGAACTTTGCCTGCGTGCTGGTTTACTGAGCCGGAGCAGGATTCTTTACCATAATAtcaatattattataattataagTATGTagatcttatttttttaatattttagatgttaatgTTTGTTATGGTAGAGGATGAGGATGTGAATCCGCGGAGCCACATGAGAAAAATGCACCTATGGCATACGCGTAGAAAGGCCGGATCACATTCAAGCTCACGCCTGCAGGTTCCTCCTCTCGCGGTGCCTCCCTAGTTTGTGAACTCCGTGAGGTTCTGGATACTGTATTTCTGGTGGAAATCCACAGTGCACCGCTGACAACTTGTGGATCTGACGAGCCAGTGAGGGTAGCGATCCAATCTTGTGGATCTGATGAGCTATAAAGACTAGGCAGTACCTACCAGGAGTACTTACTGTACTAAACATAAAAAATCTCGGAACATTGCAACAAGGAATTGTACTATACCACCACTATAGAATAATTGGAGTATGCGTACATGTACTCCTACCAATGTAGTACTACCATGAAGGGAGGGCTGCGTTACGCCGTTACGgtagttctttaaaaaaaaaaagtacgaattacccctatCAACTATCGTGGTCGATCGATTTATACTCCTAAACTGAAATACCATATATTTTACACCCTCAACTATTCGTACCGGACAAATAACTCCCCTCAACACTGTTTTCAGCGGTTTTGACTCGAGTTTGCACATGTAGCGCCAATGTGGCATTCcaatcagaaaaataaaataaacaactccCTAGAGCCTACCTGTCATGCCCATTCCTCAAcccaatcctctctctctcacacacgcGCTCGGACGGCCGACTGCCGAGGAGGAGGTGCATGCGCTCGACGGCTGGTGGCAGAGGCGGAGCTCACCCGAGCGTCCGACTACGGATGCGGAGATTGCCCACGCCACAGGTGGCTGAGATGGAGCTCTCCCGGGCGACCGACGGCGGAGGAGCTGGACCGGGCAGCCGGCAGGCGATTGAGGCGGAGATCCCCTAAGCGACGGTCGGCTGAGGTGGAACACGACCGGGCGGCCAGTGTTGGAGGTGGAGATCCTCACTGCTGTCCGCCTCATGTGCAGCTCCATCtcgtgcgtcgccgccgtggacgcgGCCACCGACACTCGTGCGTcgcgtccgccgtcgccgcccgccctcCCCGCCGTGCCCACCGTGACCCCGCggcagagagagaaaagagagagaggggtgaggtAGGACCATGggccccgcctccgccttcactcccgtccgccgccggcctcggctCCTCATCCGtcagccgcagccgcctccgcccccgcccacCGCCTCTGCCCCCGCCTACCCCGGCCTAGCTCCTCGCCTGCTGCTCACCAGGCGCTAGCCACCTCCTTTGTTCACcttgagagaaagagagagaggggcagagaaggagagagaaaaaacactgactggtgggccccactggtttttatttatttttttgctgactgTATGGCCACGTGTGTGCCACGTAGGCTAAAAACCGCTTCGAATCGAGTTAAGGTGGTAATTTATACAGTTTTAAGAGTTTAGGACATCAAATGTCCGGTAttatagtttagggggtaaatCGTACTACCACAATAGTTGAGGAGgagtaattcatactttttaaTCTGTGATGACCAATTAAGAAAAAGTGAGACATCAATCAAACGTCGCAAACAGGCAGCACCGCACAAGCGTGAGCTTAAAAATCAGCACCAATCACGGAAATCAATCAGCCAGAGCCCACACAGgcagaaaaacaaagaaaccagaAAGAAGTGCCATGAAAAGTGCAGCCGCTGTCTTCAGTTTTTCACCCACCTAGCTACGGCATGCCGGAAAGCTCTACTACGCCTCTATGGCCCCAGCATCAAAGTTCAAACTCCAAGTCCCAATAGCAGCACAaggggcaaaaaaaagaaaaaaagaatttgcATGCACATGTACACCACACAGGCACACACCACGGAACCTCACATACGGACATACCATTGCACAGTCCATCGCTTAGCCGCCAAAACCCTCCCCACTTTAAAAGCGTTGCAACTCCCTCGTCTCTCCTCACACTCCAAGGTCACTCACACACACGGGCAGACACACCAAGAACCTGGTGCCTGGTGGTAGCAAGCGAGCCATGAAGTGGGGGTTTAGAAGTAGTAGACACAACCAGAGAGAGAAGCAGCAGCGCACACAAGAGGAAGAGCACAAGCACGAGCGGCAAGAGGACAATGGCAACAAGAGCAGGGCGGCCTTCCTGTCCTTCTCGCCGCTCGCGTGGCTCTCGAAGCTCACGGCCAAGAACAATGCTGCTGCCGCAAAACCGAAGCCTGCCGCGCCGGCCGACaagagcgccgtcgccgccactggCGGATTCCCTTCTTGCTTCTTCAAGGGCGCGAGCTCGAGCACGAGCACGAGCGTGAGCTTGAGCTCGAGCGCGGCGTCGCAGAGCAGCCTGGCGGATTCCTCGCCCGCTGACCACCAGGCGCTGCGCCGCCTCTCGGTTGGCAACGACGGCGACACCGCCGAGGCTGCGGCCGCGCGGCAGCTgtaccaccgccgccgccattactcggtcggcggcgaccgggACCTCCAAACCCTCCGCAACCTCATCCCGTTCTCCCGGGCCGCTTCTCCGATCCCGGTGCCTGCTCCGTTCGTCCCTGCGCTGAAGaagacgccgccgctgctgccgtccGACACGGACGAGGAGAAGCGGCCGcggagccgccggcgccggcgccgcagcggcggcggcgggcggcggtcgTTCTCTGGGAGGACCCCGGGCGCGCGGGTGGCTGCCGCCGTGCGCGTGCGGTCCCCGCGTcgcgtggcgtcggcggcggcggcggcggtgtcggagCTGGAGCGGTTCGCGGTGGTGCGCCGGACGAGCGACCCGCAGCGGGAGTTCCGCGCGTCGATGGTGGAGATGATCGCGAGCAAGCGCATCGGCCGGCCGGAAGAGCTGGAGACGCTCCTGGCGTGCTACCTCTCGCTCAACGCCGACGAGCACCACGACTGCATCGTCAAGGTGTTCCGGCAGGTCTGGTTCGAGCTCAAccccgcccgcgtcgccgccgttgcgccgccgcgcagctgATGATAcgttcttcttcctcggcaCCATGGAGCATCGGAGCGTGCTTGCCTAGCTAGTTGACGTGGATGCTGCTGATTCCAATCATTTGCTCCATTCGAAGCGGACGTGCCTACGTGGATCTTTGCACGCGTGGCTGCTAAAAGCTGTGTCACGCAGTAGAGTGCGCACGCTTTGAGGTGTTTGTTTAACTTGCGCGCATTGGATGCTGGCGTGTAAAGCTCGAGCTTATTATACTCTTGCTGTTTGTAATGGTGCTTTTGTTATGTAAGCTAGAGAAATGCATGGGGCAACGCTGGCTAGTTTTCTCTCCACAAGGCTCCAGCACAATAATTTGGCGGTTTATCTGGCGAAAGATTCCAAATTTCCCAGTTTCCAGAATTCAAATGGCTCCAGGGTGCAGGACTGCATGGTTGTCTGACTTCTACTCAGAGAAACGCTTTTTGTGAGGGGGTTTTTGTCGTGTGCTCTGAATTTGATTTTGGGGTCGTCTGGATTGCTTCTATGGAAGTGAACGGAAGGTTAATGACGAAATGATTTTTGGATCTGACTGTTTATATGTTCGCAGTTTTTAGCTCGGAGTAAACTCTTTCCTGCGATTTATGCTGTCAGGTGCATAATGTTAGGCTTTGTGATCACACTGCTCACGTTGCATGCAAATTTATCATtggttttcaaaatttattagCAAGTGGCAGCGAAACAAATAACTATCACATGATGAAGTGCGGCAAAGATAGCTGTACTAATTAATTCACAACTATGTTGGTTCATTAGTCTAAGTGATGAGAGCGGTTAAAAACATggtaaaattattttctaaaacgATATATATTATCAGCTCAAAAAAAGTATATGTTTTGACAAACTAGTACTAAGTGTGCCGATATCATTGAATAAAACATGAGTAAATAGTTTGTACAAGTAAAAGCGAGAAAttgtaaaaagaaaagtaaaatcaGGGGATGAGCTATAAAGCGGTGTTGGCTTCCTCCTTAATATTTGCCACCACCGCTATTGTAGAGTGATCTTTATGCTCGAAGACTCTTTGGTTACTTTCCTTCACACCTATCAAGCCATGAGGAGGATAAACGAGCAAACTCCATTCTTTGGTATAGATCTTTGGCAATTGCTAGCGCTATCCACTAGGTGTATACCGACGTAGACACATGCCACCTCGCTGGTCTAAGTTTCTCATGAGATAGCATGctccatattttcttttttatctgcATTCCACGAGGAGGTGGTAGGCCATTCTCATGGTATGCCTGGCATAGGCGATGACAATAGGAGTTGTTGGCCAGCTTTGGATTGCTGGTCTGTTTGGCATCCACACTCTATTATGCACGATAAGGCAAGTAAAGAGTGTATTTCTTCAGGCCCCAGGTTTTCCCAATGATTATTTCGTAATTTGTGCAAATTGAATCGAGAAACTGTACTTGTAGGTAAATTCCAATGTGTACTCTCGAGTCTCCACGGCTTGCGAGCTTCCACGTGATTTCATCTACTTGGTCGTCAGCGAGTTGTATCTCTTGCACTACGCTCCAGATAGTGACCAGCTTGTCGATGAGCTCCACCGTCACATCATCAATGTTTGAGAAGTTAAGGTCTTGGATCCACGTGCTCTCCTCAATGGCATGCTTtagggtcttttttttttctcttagtgGTGCTAAGTCCTTTGATCGTCTACCTTAGATCTAGGCTGAGTCACAAAAGTGGATTATGGACCCGTCCCAATTAATAGGGTTGTGGTTTGCGACAATAAATAATCTGACCAAGTTGTCCCATGGGGTGTTAAGAGGCCCACCCGATCGAGCCTTTTCCCGTGCTTTATTTTCTTGCAATAACCACCTTACTCCTAGAGCTCTTACGAATCTATTTAGGTTCAGCATCCCTATACCACTATTGATTGTTGGCGAGCATGTTCTTATCCAGTTGACTTCGTGTTTTTCGAGCATTCCCATAGGAAGTATTTCCTCTACTACTCGTCGAGTATCTCTCTCTAAGCATTTCTTGTTGACTTTAAGTGCCTgctcactttgatgccatttttaatcttaccaaattttgataaagttgccaaaacaatggctacatttagtttgataccaaaatttggtaactatataagaaatcttgctaaatttttggcaagttgccaaaactatgccaaaattttggtaatggtaaggttttttttggcatcaaggcCCTTAGTGCCGTGAGTAGATATACCTGTTGCAACATGAGTACAGACGTGATAAG
Proteins encoded in this window:
- the LOC127772800 gene encoding transcription repressor OFP3-like; its protein translation is MKWGFRSSRHNQREKQQRTQEEEHKHERQEDNGNKSRAAFLSFSPLAWLSKLTAKNNAAAAKPKPAAPADKSAVAATGGFPSCFFKGASSSTSTSVSLSSSAASQSSLADSSPADHQALRRLSVGNDGDTAEAAAARQLYHRRRHYSVGGDRDLQTLRNLIPFSRAASPIPVPAPFVPALKKTPPLLPSDTDEEKRPRSRRRRRRSGGGGRRSFSGRTPGARVAAAVRVRSPRRVASAAAAAVSELERFAVVRRTSDPQREFRASMVEMIASKRIGRPEELETLLACYLSLNADEHHDCIVKVFRQVWFELNPARVAAVAPPRS